The nucleotide sequence agttccgtttccttgtgctcttctgtgaattcttccacttccttgcaaagatcttcaattgtatttgtatcctggtcaaagtcttctatgtcttcctcatcactcgagtcatagattggaggttgagagaaatctacctccgcatcatcttcatattcacttggggaagattcttcgatctcagagaattcacttgcggacgcaagttcatcactaggagcactagacttgtgactatcatcatcaagggattttgcttcttggattattccgtctgattcttcgtaaccgacttgccttggagattgtacggtatcctccttagcataaactatggcatcttggacggagttttcctcaattctggcttcccaaggaagttcaacatcgcctagatcttcaaccaactcttcttcttgaacaatgacagcttcttccacttgttctagtacgaattcattctctgtcttgtccactggagtctctagtatttctttcatgctacgctcttcatcaggctgtccacatggagctgtggttgatccttgtatatttgagcgcctagtgacCCATTGAATTagcgcttgctccagttgttgaatggttgtttgaaatttaatcattgtttcttGCAGGCAGTCCTTTGCTTCAcggtttgccagacttggacctgatacaaaggaaagtggtgatgattgggaacgattggattggtattggggtaaggaaggatcatatgatggcgaatggtgaagagaagcttgtgagtgtggtggttcgaggttatgttgaaaggatggttcaaatgcacggggtggggcttgttggtagttacaaggttgtccaccatgtctttcagctgggtatgcacggtagaatggtctttgtccaggatatctcggagggtgttgctgccaaaagggttgattagatcctcttggctccatccaagcgagaggggtgagagttcatagtagcaaataaagataaaaagggaaaacaacaataattaaacaagcaaaagaaaaaatatttacaataaccaataataaggcacacgttagcagttccctggcaacgacgccatttttgacgtcgggttttctaccagtaaagaaattcatagaaacggttgcgttgtagatatagtttctaaatcggcaaaaatcccttcgtacaaacgtgttgggtgtcacaagtaacaaacccctttaaaaattgttaaccgagtattcgaacctcgggtcgtcttctcaaggaactgcgaggaagtatgttcttattattggttataagggttgtaatcggggtttagaaggtgagaagcaagcaatttaaatgacgagtgaattaaatggaaattaaagataaataataactgtaaagcaacttttagcaaggtagagaaattagaggtccaacatagttatctctctcaacaataatgaaagttgaatctaaactccacttggtcaaccttcaccagggcaaaggaaagtcaagggactagttaaattgacctttgaatcctaattatttcctaagaaaaggttgggattatttaagttcggctcaattagcaagatcatGATTATCAATTGTattgagtttgataactgttgaattactaaattcttaaccagaaccaaaaggggaaaaagtaaagttGCTGGAATAATtgtaaaaatatccttagatggaaaACAATGATAACTtaagtcaaagagaacaatcatgaactgaaaatacctcaaatatcattaattcaaataactgtctgtaacacggaagaattcttagatcaaattataataatcaattcaaatgttggaataaataaatagaagtaaaaactaaaagaacattaaacctggatccagagttactcttaaaacaagaggaaatcttaaatcctaaaagagagagagaagatctccctctcaactaaatctaaatcattgaaaggtgaaaatatgcgagctctccttgaatggaagtattcccacactttataacctctggtctatgctgtctgtacttggatctgggccaaaaagggcttcagaattcgctgggggcgtattctataaTTTCTGatgcatggcctctgtcacgcgtccgcatgggtcacgcggtcgcgtcatttggagcttttcctttccacgcagtcgcgtcagtcatgcgactgcGTCAAGTGCGCTCTACTCAAggcgtgcggtcgcgtcagtcatgcggccgcgtcgctgctgattcgtgcttggcacgcaatcgcgtcatccatgcgatcgcgtgaacaccagtttctttaaagctccgttttgcttcctccttccattctagcatgtttccttttttcatcctttaagtcgttcagccttagaaaatctgaaactactcaacacactaatcacggcatcgaatggaagtaaaggtaattaaaataattaatttttaaagcttaggaaatatgtttttcattatatgacataataaggaagggaaagtaaaactatgcaattaatgtgaataagtaggtgaagagttgaataaatcactctaattaagcacaaaagaactcatgaaatatgggtttaccACTGCCCCAAAGccaggcgatgcgaacgcgtggatgacgcggacgcgtgacctggcagaaacgcaatccatgcaaacgcgtggacgacgcttccgcgtcactttttcgtgacctgtacgtaccagaatatgctgtgggcaatttttgggctgtttttgacccagtttttggcccagaaagtaCAGATTTGAGGCTATaaggtgggggaatgcatccattcatgaagaaGTCTTCCATTAtccacttttcataatttagatgtagtttttagagagagatgttctctgctctctcttaggatttaggattaggattcctcttaaaggatttaggatttcttattatttcaacttacaatttcttttgagttccaggttcaatgttccttttatttatttttccaatttaacttatgaacttttccatgttagatttgaatatcctaattaatattatttgaggtatttcagtttatgattgttttattctatttatgaatgcttttaatttaatttagatattttcttccttttggcttttgttaagtaattggtaacacttgagttgtcaaactcagcagtggttaaaattggcagattactaattgattcAGATCGCTCTAACCCTAGTCCTTccttaggaattggctaggacctgatgatcaaactaattagtccacttgactttcctctgctttagtaaaggttaactaagtgggattaaaactcaattctcatcacatctgataaggataactaggatagaaattccaaatccttataccttgccaaaagattttattattattaatttatttttcttgtcatttaaattacttgttccttattttaaaaacccaaaattctacctttcccatagctaataataagtcatacttccctgcaattccttgagaagacgacccgaggtttaaatactcagttatcaattttattggatttgcttaattgacaaccaaacgtttgtacgaaagggattccttgccggtttagaagctatacttgcaatgaggatttatttttagaaaattctagatcgcgcaggAATTTAGTTCGTCACATACCATCTCAAAACAGCGGATGACGGTCCAACTGTTGGAGTAAAGTTGTGACATGGCAACATCACACCGATTCAAAAGGGCCATGATGAAAGGAGAGAAAGGGAGACGAACGTCCAACGTGTCGAACATGGACTTGTACACCCACATCCAATCGGAAACCCAAGAGATGACAAATTTAGTTGGCAGATTTATTCTCGGGCTCCCGGAACAAACACGTCATAGTTTTCCTCCTCTAGACCACCCCCGCACAACGCCCCAGAATTTTGGAATTCTTGTAATTCATCCTGAGTTATCTTGGAGGATGTGATTCTCACGTCGGTAGTAACCCAGGCATAACGATTTATGGGGTTTTGCACCTTGGGTTGCTGCGACATATTTACAGTGAGGGCACCACTTAAGTCAAAACGGAAAGTCGGACGTTCGGAGAAAGTCAAAACTGAACTATGTTTTGCTATATCACTATCCTACGCTATTCCACACAATTTTAGGCCTAAATCCAGGTTGAAAACACCTATGGTACCCCTTAAGAACTAGCTAAAAATGGCGAGTTCAATTCAAGcaaacaaaagaagaaaatacaACAAATGGCAACAAAAGAAGCAAATGCAACAAATAACAACAACAGAAGtaccaaaataaacaaaataagcacaaaagatTCACGTACTAGtaagaaaaggagaaagaaggAATGGATTGGAGGCAAATGTAGCAAAATGCACAGCAAGTAGAAGGCAAATTGATGGTTGTGAAGTAGCAGGTGCAGGCGAAATtggaaaatgaaaaaggaaaatgaGAATTGAGAGAATTATGAAAGAGATATGAACGCTTGGATGGTAACCATCGAGAGGGGAGCGCGAAAAAGCAGGGGCAAAACGAACCTTTCCCTTTACTTTCAAATCAGTCATAAAAGACATTTAATACTCTTGGCACGAAAACCAAAGCGACGCTCAAGGCAACAGTTGGGGGTATCTCATACGCACCAAAGGTGTGGATCCCGTTGACAGAGGAGAAAAGTTGCACGAGGAGACAAAAGTAATTCGAACGTGCCAACTGCGAGCCTCACGACTTGTCACTTTGGGGGGCACCATTCCGACCCAGCCCAAAAAGGGCCGGGGGTCCATGTTGCGAGCTACTGACCCGACGGGTCCTTGACCCGTACACGCAAGGGTGACCCATGCGTCACTCTACCTCCTGGGAAAGACTTGGACAGCTGGCAGAAGCTTCTAGGTGGACGGGCCCAAGTTAGATGGCCCACCTGAGTACAAGATATAaatggggagggtcctacccttcccccaagaTATGTCATCTTTACCCTAATTAGCTACTTCGTCATACGGACACTTACTTTAGCATCGAAGTGTCATTGCAGGTGGCCCCACTCGTCGACCTACTGATGACCGTAGCAGCATCTTACCTCGTAAAGTTTGCATTCAGGTCCAGAAAAAACCTTCCTTTCTTTAGTAGTTGCTCTCGACCCAACACCCGACCAACCTCTCATAATGACGAGCAACTGAACAAACCTCAATAAAGAAATATTGTTTGGGTGTTAGATCATGTTTATTCATGAAAATAAAATGTTATATGGAtcacaaacaaaataaaataaaaaacacaatgTGATATGGATAAAAAAAACGGTTATTATACCCTATCATATATCATGTTATTGAAAAAATACTTTATACACAGATTTTCTTTCCTCACTTTTATtacctatttattttctatttgatTCACGCTTCTAATAAAATGTTTTACCGATCTTATATATCTAAAACGAGATTATACTGTTTTTTTAATAATAAGTGATATGAGAAATATTAGAGGaacatcaaaatttattattttttatcatcaaTATATTTAAAAGTATGGGATAAAGTATGTTGTTGGATTATAAGACTAAAAGAACTAGACTAAAGGAATTGAGTTATTCGCTAAGTGataataaaagataataaattcTAATGACTTTTTAAGATTTTTCTAAGTATTATTCCAACTTTCTATTTTGTATCTTAGTTCTTTATTATATAATACGTGTTTAATCGCTCGTCCATCTAAATATTCTCAAGTTGACCACACTAAGATTATGCTCATCTATCTATTCCATAAAACATAACTAGTCTTAAGGCAGTGCGATAAAATTTATTCCtatattttaaagatatttttttgtaaCATATAAAACCTGATTTACTCCACCCTTCTATAAAATGTTACTAATGCTAAATTGAAGTATATAAAGTGCTTTGGTTGAGTGTCATTAAGttgttagaaaattttttttcaataaaaaagagtcttttttttttatttttttagtgtgtttggtaAAATTtcagtagtaaaaataaaagtactaaaaaataaaaaaatctttttttagaaactataatttatatcttttttttaaaaaagatatttttaatataataaataaacaaaaaatatttttatattgtatCCAANNNNNNNNNNNNNNNNNNNNNNNNNNNNNNNNNNNNNNNNNNNNNNNNNNNNNNNNNNNNNNNNNNNNNNNNNNNNNNNNNNNNNNNNNNNNNNNNNNNNNNNNNNNNNNNNNNNNNNNNNNNNNNNNNNNNNNNNNNNNNNNNNNNNNNNNNNNNNNNNNNNNNNNNNNNNNNNNNNNNNNNNNNNNNNNNNNNNNNNNNNNNNNNNNNNNNNNNNNNNNNNNNNNNNNNNNNNNNNNNNNNNNNNNNNNNNNNNNNNNNTTAAAAACTTACCCAAACAGGTCTAAAGATGATTATGTAATTTTTTGTTTGAAAGATTTTGTAATAAATAAACctacaaaataaatttcaaaatgtCTCTCTTTCGAATCTGTTTTTAGGATAATCTTATACTAAATTAGCcgatcattttttatttattttattttgcaaagTGTTGGAACTTGGAACAACATTAATAAATTGCAACACTGAAGATTAGAAAAAACCTATGGAGAAAACTGAAAAAGACAGTCACAGTTTCTCaaattaaattagttaaattCCTATTAATAAAATTTAGACATGagtgataaaatgcttggctaaattaaaagagaaaaagcataaaataggtttaattacaaTTAGTGTCCCGTTCAGCCTCTCAAGTCTttcaattaattgaaaaagatgaaataatatatattttgaaTTAGCTAAAAATATTTGTATATTGTCACTTCCTACTTGGTGTTCCTGGCTATGTAAAGTTCCTTCCTGGTGCATAGAAATTCTGCAAAAGTGTGAAAAGAAAAACAATCCTTACAGACGTTATTTTTAAGTTAGATTCATCGACTATGTTGAGCACCCTCATTATTCATGACTCAGCTTGCAACGAACAATCCAGTGTATGCTATATACAAAGTCCATATATATTACTTTACTTACAAGTATGCAAATCATATATGTACTTACACAAGTAGGACATTGTGGCATAAAACAACAGTTTCAGTTTGATCACAATTGTTGTTTGTGACAATGAGAAGCATGACTCCATGATGGCCTTCCGTGGATCATCATGATTGATTATTTGCTAATTTCATAAATTAGTCACTTTCATTACACTCTTATCAATGATCTCACATTGCTGGAACCGTTGACCACCTGTTTCAAGCATCCCTGTATGATAGACCAATAAAATGTGTAAATGAACAATAAGATTTAATTGGATATTATTGCCATAATCCACAGTGAAGCTCAAAATGTACAGATCCTTGGTTACATGAGGTATGAGAAATTTATCCCAATTTCAGTTGGTGCACGTCGTAACGAGCCTGAGAATGGTACGGGCACATCATGACGGCCCACAAAcatgaaaaattttatataagCAATTCTTAGGATGACAAATGTTATATTAATTTGAATTGGAGATTTTATAAATTTCAGCATGTCAAATGTTAAATTTGCCATCTAAGCTTTTCTATCAGACAGCTCAGCGTTTTCTATTAACGAAAACATGATCAGTTGACGTTTGGTGATTTTTGTCGAACTTATTAATATTTTTGGGGATCGTTTGTCTTTCGTATCTATCAACATTGTTTTTGTTAATATCAAAACATTTTGAATATTGTTTTGATAATTTACTCAAAAATTTATCTTCAATTTCAATTGGTGCACGTCATAACATGTCGGAGAGTGCTATGACAAATTGCAACACAAAGTTCTCCAGCAACGTTGTGAGGGCTCACAAACGAGAAATTTTAATTTAAGCAATGCTTGGTATGAGAATAATATGAGCTTAAAATTTGGACAAGAAATGTACCTCAAACTTAGGCGTTACTGCCTTCCGGCAATGTAATCAATCTTGTACTTGAATCAAATACCATTTCAGTGCCACATCTAAAATGAATTTGATGTTAGTAAGGTGAATGATATGAAGCAACAACAATGATTTGAGAATGCTAGAGTAGATGCATAGTTACTCAGAGCATTTGACATTGTTGACTTTTCCTCCACTTGAAACTGATAGTATAGTCCCAAAAAAGGAGGTGTTTTCAGCACCACAGTTTGGGCAAGGTCCCTGAAAAGTTAGCACATATAGAACTTGAATATAGCTTATATCGTCGGCACGTGTGAAACCACATGCTCCGTGAGAGAGAGTTTTCGTAAACTTGTACCTTCAGAATCAAGAAATCTTTGACAATAGCACTTGTTAGTGACTGAGCTAGCCACACAAGAAGGGGAACAGCAGCAAACCAAGTGAAAATGAAACTGAAAGGCTCTGGCAGCTGCGCAAACAAACAATTCGAACATGAGGAAGGACCAAAAAGAATGCAAGTTCTTTCAAATTCTATGACTCTCTCTAAGTATACCTCTAGGAGATATGTGATCTCAAATCCAGTCAAATCATCAAGGAAGAAGAACCTAAAAGAgaaattgttattgttataaccTTAAAGGTGTAAAACAGAGATGAGAgagtgaaaaagaaagaaagaaagaaagagaggggAAGTTCCTTACAATCCTAATGCGATCACAGTAGCAGGGACGTTCAATAGGAACATCTTTAGATAATCTACAGAGAGGTCACTGTAAACCTATAAACACCACACCATACCATATTATAAGGAAGATAGAACCAACAACGGAATTGGAAATGTGTTAATTACACATTGCAAAGATCATACAACAGATTAACTCACACCTTTCTACTACGAAGACTGCATCTTGGACCCTCAACCACGATGTCACTCCCTTCCATCTAGAAAACAACAATCAAATCAGAAAATCATACTCGATACAAAGTAGAGGATTTCAACTATTCCAACTACAAGAATTGCTATTTCATAACTGCAAGCATTTCAAAATGTAACTGGAACACATTGAATAGCTAAATTGCAGATTAACCCTTAAAAAATTTCATATTGAAACCATAGTTCTcaacaaattttaattctctaaaaATTCTTAAAACTTATTTAAGTTGGACATATTAGTCCGTGCGTCATTTGGAAGGATACTGACTAACTTGTCTTAGAGAATATTATTTTGAGTACTTaattgttttataataaaatttgttaaagATTTATTTGTCTAAAATGCATATTAAAAAACATTGATTGAAACCGACAAAAAAACCAATTTGTTTggcgaaaataaattttgaaaatttttaaagaataaaattttattaaaaactaaagtGTCTTATCTAAAATTTTTTTGAGATCAATTTGGTCATTCACtcctaatttttcttcaattattattatttagatgAAGAAAAGTCTTGGAACAAATGGTTTATTTGTGATCTCAAGGTCGTAGGTTCAAGTTATGATATCAATTGTTAAGATTAGGTGCTCTGTATTACGCTCTCTCGACGTGACCTTTTTCTAAACCCTGTGTGGCTGTGATAACACGAAATGCTTATATAGTCTGTCCTTCTATTATTAACTAGATGATCAATTTTCAAGGAATTTCCTTTATGAGATGAAAGTACCATACCTTTAGCTTCATTTTCAATTCATCATACTCTTTGTCACTCATAATTGGATTTCCCGACACATAAGCCATAGAAGCTTCCAGAAACTTTTGTTCGTCAGAACCTGTAAACAAATTAAAAGTTAATGAAGAAAGACTTGAGAAAAGATTCACTTGTTATAACAGCAGCTACTGTGTCAGCCAAAAAGTTGCTCCATACTTAGCATAACAACGCTGCTTCCTTCCCACATGAGTTCTTCCTTTAGATTATCAAATTCTTCATTTGACATAATAGCCTTCCCCTCATAATAGAATGCCTGGTCATCCATATACACAATAGCTGAGATATATTTTTTGTAAGAAAAGTAGTGTCGAAATGTAAATGCCTCTTCTCCTGTGTCTCCAATTCAATGGACAGAAA is from Arachis ipaensis cultivar K30076 chromosome B01, Araip1.1, whole genome shotgun sequence and encodes:
- the LOC107631093 gene encoding PGR5-like protein 1B, chloroplastic — translated: MASKLAFTLTHPRPCTTAASSSTITPTPLLPISSLSYPSGGHLIQFNGRHLCLRRRLFLLSPKATADQQQQGKVGDFEKEVVDSKILPYCSIDKKEKKSVGEMEQEFLQALQAFYYEGKAIMSNEEFDNLKEELMWEGSSVVMLSSDEQKFLEASMAYVSGNPIMSDKEYDELKMKLKMEGSDIVVEGPRCSLRSRKVYSDLSVDYLKMFLLNVPATVIALGLFFFLDDLTGFEITYLLELPEPFSFIFTWFAAVPLLVWLAQSLTSAIVKDFLILKGPCPNCGAENTSFFGTILSVSSGGKVNNVKCSECGTEMVFDSSTRLITLPEGSNA